From Clostridia bacterium, one genomic window encodes:
- the amaP gene encoding alkaline shock response membrane anchor protein AmaP: MNILFRVLLAIYGICLAIIAAVTAVIAVKPQIFDNIFSYIELNVLGSSNRRIIMFLLALIFFVVIIMFLFSGFKSNKDKKSVSKYTNIGEIKISLNSIESIALAASRKLNGIKETKASVIRYDDSVSISIKAVILGDINIPSLSEDIQVKVKNSVEDTTGIKVNDVRVTVENIFTGFKTSRVE, translated from the coding sequence ATGAATATATTATTCAGAGTACTGCTGGCGATATATGGCATATGCTTGGCAATCATTGCAGCAGTTACTGCGGTAATTGCGGTTAAACCCCAAATATTCGATAATATTTTTAGCTATATTGAACTAAATGTTTTGGGAAGCAGCAACCGAAGAATTATAATGTTTTTATTAGCCCTCATTTTCTTTGTTGTTATTATTATGTTTCTGTTCTCTGGTTTCAAGAGTAACAAGGATAAAAAATCAGTTAGTAAGTATACTAATATTGGTGAGATAAAAATATCTCTTAACTCCATAGAAAGCATTGCCCTTGCTGCATCCAGAAAACTGAACGGTATAAAGGAAACGAAGGCCAGTGTCATCAGATATGACGATAGTGTATCAATAAGTATTAAAGCTGTGATACTTGGTGATATCAATATTCCTTCGCTTTCAGAAGATATTCAGGTGAAAGTAAAGAATTCGGTTGAAGATACGACAGGGATAAAAGTGAATGATGTAAGGGTAACCGTTGAGAATATATTTACTGGATTTAAGACATCCAGAGTAGAATGA
- a CDS encoding DUF2273 domain-containing protein has translation MNKEKLLQFYSSHRGGVNGGIIGLIIACAILIIGFFNTLFIAICVGIGYYIGKRLSEDKDYLKNLLDRVLPPGTYR, from the coding sequence ATGAATAAAGAAAAGTTGCTTCAATTTTACAGTTCTCACCGGGGTGGAGTAAATGGCGGTATCATTGGATTGATTATAGCTTGCGCCATATTGATTATCGGCTTTTTTAATACACTATTTATTGCAATATGTGTTGGAATAGGTTATTATATTGGGAAAAGGCTGTCAGAGGACAAGGATTATTTAAAAAACCTTTTGGACAGGGTTCTTCCTCCGGGAACGTACCGTTAG
- the nusB gene encoding transcription antitermination factor NusB has product MGRRASREIAMKLLYQMEIQREDREDQIQAVFEENALAENDRKYVSEVIKGVSDNLSFIDDIIEKYSKGWKISRLSKVDLSILRLSIFEISFRNDIPFNVSVNEAVELAKRYSSEDAGAFVNGILGKVTKQKELPVESKGEA; this is encoded by the coding sequence ATGGGACGAAGAGCATCCAGAGAAATTGCCATGAAGCTCTTATACCAGATGGAGATACAGAGAGAAGATAGGGAAGACCAGATACAGGCGGTTTTTGAGGAAAACGCTCTTGCAGAAAATGACAGGAAGTATGTTTCTGAAGTCATAAAAGGTGTTTCTGATAATCTATCTTTTATTGACGACATTATCGAAAAGTATTCCAAGGGCTGGAAAATAAGCAGGCTTTCAAAGGTAGACCTCTCAATTCTCAGATTGAGTATATTCGAGATAAGTTTCAGAAATGACATTCCATTTAACGTTTCAGTAAATGAAGCTGTAGAACTTGCAAAGAGGTATAGCAGTGAGGACGCCGGAGCTTTTGTAAACGGTATACTGGGGAAGGTTACCAAACAAAAAGAACTGCCGGTAGAATCCAAAGGAGAAGCATAA